The following coding sequences are from one Lycium ferocissimum isolate CSIRO_LF1 chromosome 3, AGI_CSIRO_Lferr_CH_V1, whole genome shotgun sequence window:
- the LOC132049016 gene encoding uncharacterized protein LOC132049016: MSDSGVFSRQISFIESINQHQNTNFKRDRDKQLDKVTRKAKGLLYKLDLFPKEKMQSDKTKAFYQYLKGFLLEVVSPYYNSEAEDQLEQALELDEKLLEAYITRGNCCLKLGRKDLSRAKDCFDYVFKEDPNRKDVFRMLAMHEIRMLEENGGDIAKGIVDECIGHANIVVSMSANDGISLCKCDRSRREVKTF, from the exons ATGAGTGATTCTGGTGTGTTTTCACGTCAAATATCTTTCATCGAATCGATCAATCAACATCAGAATACTAATTTCAAAAGAGACCGGGATAAACAACTTGATAAGGTAACGAGAAAAGCTAAAGGACTTCTCTATAAACTCGATCTATTTCCAAAAG AGAAAATGCAATCGGATAAAACAAAAGCATTTTATCAGTACCTCAAAGGATTTCTATTGGAGGTAGTTTCTCCCTATTATAATTCAGAGGCTGAAGATCAACTTGAACAAGCT CTTGAGTTGGATGAGAAATTGCTCGAAGCATATATCACTCGTGGTAATTGCTGCTTGAAATTAGGCAGGAAGGACCTTAGTAGAGCTAAAGATTGCTTCGACTATGTCTTTAAAGAG GATCCAAATAGAAAGGACGTATTTCGAATGTTAGCAATGCATGAAATAAGAATGTTAGAAGAAAATG GGGGTGACATTGCCAAAGGAATCGTTGATGAATGTATAGGTCATGCAAATATAGTTGTTTCCATGAGTGCAAATGATGGCATATCATTGTGTAAGTGTGATAGAAGTAGACGAGAAGTTAAGACATTTTAA